One Nocardioides luti DNA window includes the following coding sequences:
- a CDS encoding glycosyltransferase family 2 protein, whose translation MPTPADALTVIVPAYNEAASVAETVHSILAQSTPPARLIVVDDGSTDGTGDLAREAGAEVLTPPANTGSKAGAQNFALAQVDTPYVMAIDADTTLAPDALERLMVPLVADEQVAATCGFVVPRHVGSIWERGRYVEYLLSFTFYKPTQDYYGKPMIASGCFSAYRAEALRGLGGWSERTRAEDMDLTWSLYRTGRSVRFVPGAVCHPIEPHDLDFMGKQLRRWSHGFVQNVGLHWRGILPLPFLSTMVGVALVDAVVASLVFLVVIPVLAVVLGNPWFLLAYVIDLPAVLVPVLVRAWPRREVGRALASLPGFFVLRAVNGLYMLEAMWTEWVLRRPLLVYEKGH comes from the coding sequence TTGCCGACCCCCGCCGACGCCCTGACCGTGATCGTGCCCGCCTACAACGAGGCGGCGTCCGTCGCCGAGACCGTCCACAGCATCCTGGCGCAGTCGACGCCGCCCGCCCGGCTGATCGTGGTCGACGACGGCTCCACGGACGGCACCGGCGACCTGGCCCGCGAGGCCGGCGCCGAGGTGCTGACGCCGCCTGCCAACACCGGCTCCAAGGCCGGTGCGCAGAACTTCGCCCTCGCCCAGGTGGACACGCCGTACGTCATGGCGATCGACGCCGACACGACGCTGGCCCCCGACGCGCTGGAGCGGCTCATGGTGCCGCTCGTCGCCGACGAGCAGGTGGCCGCCACCTGCGGCTTCGTGGTGCCCCGCCACGTGGGCAGCATCTGGGAGCGCGGACGGTACGTCGAGTACCTCCTGTCGTTCACGTTCTACAAGCCCACCCAGGACTACTACGGCAAGCCGATGATCGCCTCCGGCTGCTTCTCGGCCTACCGGGCCGAGGCCCTCCGCGGGCTCGGCGGCTGGTCGGAGCGCACCCGCGCCGAGGACATGGATCTCACCTGGAGCCTCTACCGGACCGGTCGCTCGGTCCGCTTCGTGCCGGGGGCCGTCTGCCACCCGATCGAGCCGCACGACCTGGACTTCATGGGCAAGCAGCTGCGGCGCTGGTCGCACGGCTTCGTGCAGAACGTCGGGCTCCACTGGCGCGGGATCCTCCCGTTGCCGTTCCTGAGCACGATGGTCGGGGTGGCGCTCGTCGACGCGGTGGTGGCCTCGCTCGTCTTCCTCGTGGTGATCCCGGTCCTGGCCGTGGTGCTCGGCAACCCGTGGTTCCTCCTGGCCTACGTCATCGACCTCCCCGCGGTGCTCGTGCCCGTGCTGGTGCGCGCCTGGCCACGGCGCGAGGTCGGCCGGGCGCTCGCCTCGCTGCCCGGCTTCTTCGTGCTGCGGGCGGTCAACGGTCTCTACATGCTGGAGGCGATGTGGACCGAGTGGGTCCTGCGCCGGCCGTTGCTGGTCTACGAGAAGGGGCACTGA
- a CDS encoding ATP-binding protein encodes MTGTGERVTWAAYALLGVLVAAFAVSTVPGVRQQPGFLVHVDGWLQGTAYVVCALVAGLVAWRSRESRRLWALVAVAIALRALGFVLFLTHVRRQVPVPYPSVADAAWLAMAVVLLLALLLLVRWQVPRLSTTLALDGLMAACATAGAAISILFVALDGLLHRQMATRVLATNLAYPVLDTALLVLLAGVLTALRWRPTRSVLVLSVGVLGFAVGDATFLYVVTTGSYHPGTWLASLSMVSTALMAVAGGVQNRVLRDDVEQPPPRLGVPIAFALVSLAVLAYASFVEVPVSGVALSVAALLVAMARAVLTLVGDRAVASAALDLSREELLRFRALVEDSQDFIGMAELDGRIVYLNPGGRELVGLAPDVDIGTVRIPDLLSEAAYQHFVEEVRPNVRRLGAWQSESTLLDLRGGPPIPVASSTFLVRPVREGGQPVLATVQRDITRRVVDQQALQHLADARQDLLRRLVQAQEDERASIAQDVHDDSVQALAAVDLRLGLLRRQLEEREPDLLDSVDSTLVAVTEATRRLRTLLFDLESPAQAADLATALTEAATYVFDESGERWRITGDRTVDLPTPSRVTAYRVAKEALVNVRRHAGAQQVEIHLGRDGEDVVVTVLDDGAGIRAEDLVDQAGHLGLASMRDRTAIAGGRVEVSVRPEGGTRVRFWVPGGTTVPVTTSTE; translated from the coding sequence GTGACGGGGACGGGGGAGCGCGTGACCTGGGCGGCGTATGCCCTGCTCGGGGTGCTGGTGGCTGCCTTCGCGGTCTCGACGGTGCCCGGGGTCCGGCAGCAGCCGGGCTTCCTGGTCCACGTCGACGGCTGGCTGCAGGGGACGGCGTACGTCGTCTGCGCGCTCGTGGCGGGTCTGGTGGCCTGGCGGTCCCGGGAGTCCCGGCGGCTGTGGGCGCTCGTGGCGGTGGCGATCGCCCTGCGGGCGCTCGGGTTCGTGCTGTTCCTGACGCACGTGCGCCGGCAGGTGCCCGTGCCCTACCCGTCGGTCGCGGACGCCGCCTGGCTCGCGATGGCGGTGGTGCTCCTGCTGGCGCTGCTGCTGCTGGTCCGCTGGCAGGTGCCCCGGCTGAGCACGACGCTCGCCCTCGACGGCCTGATGGCGGCCTGCGCGACGGCGGGCGCGGCGATCAGCATCCTCTTCGTGGCCCTGGACGGGCTGCTCCACCGCCAGATGGCGACCCGCGTCCTGGCGACGAACCTCGCCTACCCGGTGCTGGACACCGCGCTGCTGGTGCTGCTCGCCGGCGTCCTGACGGCACTGCGCTGGCGTCCCACGCGCTCGGTGCTGGTGCTGAGCGTCGGGGTGCTGGGCTTCGCCGTCGGCGACGCGACCTTCCTCTACGTCGTCACCACCGGGAGCTACCACCCCGGCACCTGGCTCGCGTCGCTGTCGATGGTCTCCACGGCCCTCATGGCGGTCGCGGGAGGAGTGCAGAACCGCGTGCTCCGCGACGACGTCGAGCAGCCCCCGCCCCGGCTGGGGGTCCCGATCGCCTTCGCGCTGGTGAGCCTCGCGGTGCTGGCCTACGCCTCCTTCGTCGAGGTGCCGGTCAGCGGCGTCGCGCTCAGCGTCGCCGCCCTGCTCGTCGCGATGGCGCGCGCCGTGCTGACGCTGGTGGGGGACCGCGCCGTCGCCAGTGCCGCCCTGGACCTGAGCAGGGAGGAGCTGCTGCGCTTCCGGGCGCTGGTCGAGGACTCGCAGGACTTCATCGGGATGGCGGAGCTGGACGGCCGGATCGTCTACCTCAACCCCGGCGGGCGCGAGCTGGTCGGGCTGGCGCCGGACGTCGACATCGGGACGGTCCGGATCCCCGACCTGCTGTCCGAGGCGGCGTACCAGCACTTCGTCGAGGAGGTGCGGCCGAACGTGCGGCGCCTGGGTGCCTGGCAGAGCGAGTCGACGCTGCTCGACCTGCGCGGCGGTCCGCCGATCCCCGTGGCCAGCTCCACCTTCCTCGTGCGGCCGGTCCGCGAGGGCGGGCAGCCGGTGCTGGCGACGGTGCAGCGCGACATCACCCGCCGGGTGGTCGACCAGCAGGCCCTGCAGCACCTGGCGGACGCACGCCAGGACCTCCTGCGGCGCCTCGTCCAGGCGCAGGAGGACGAGCGGGCCTCGATCGCCCAGGATGTGCACGACGACTCGGTGCAGGCGCTCGCGGCCGTCGACCTGCGGCTGGGGCTGCTCCGCCGCCAGCTCGAGGAGCGGGAGCCGGACCTCCTGGACAGCGTCGACAGCACGTTGGTGGCGGTCACGGAGGCGACCCGCCGGCTGCGCACGCTGCTCTTCGACCTCGAGTCGCCCGCCCAGGCCGCCGATCTCGCGACCGCGCTGACCGAGGCCGCGACGTACGTGTTCGACGAGTCGGGGGAGCGGTGGCGGATCACCGGCGACCGCACCGTCGACCTCCCGACGCCGAGCCGGGTGACGGCCTACCGGGTGGCCAAGGAGGCGCTCGTGAACGTACGCCGCCACGCGGGTGCCCAGCAGGTCGAGATCCACCTGGGGCGTGACGGCGAGGACGTCGTCGTCACCGTGCTCGACGACGGCGCCGGCATCCGCGCCGAGGACCTCGTCGACCAGGCGGGGCACCTCGGGCTGGCCTCGATGCGCGACCGGACCGCGATCGCGGGCGGCCGCGTCGAGGTGTCGGTGCGGCCCGAGGGCGGCACCCGGGTCCGGTTCTGGGTGCCGGGCGGCACGACGGTCCCGGTCACCACATCCACGGAGTGA
- a CDS encoding DUF2785 domain-containing protein, whose amino-acid sequence MTDWQQLRSSDFALPDEVRRDPARLDALVAELTDLLASRDPLERDETAYAALVTWIGDGVLPDDRLRPLGHLVAARFTADEVQARSFAPLVLAALVSRGVCEPGWIDAFEQWYAAEPDLRGHDADLGWVHAVAHGADLLGEAGRHPDVVPRRMLDLAAARLVAPVDEVWHDQEHDRLAHAVALVLARPDLAATDALGWLDPVADLLAAGEPGPVPAHVSNTLHTLRMLYLLVDRGVRTGPDEVVEVVHRRAVLDRLAEVLHTVTPWMW is encoded by the coding sequence ATGACCGACTGGCAGCAGCTCCGCAGCAGCGACTTCGCCCTCCCCGACGAGGTCCGCCGGGACCCGGCCCGGCTCGACGCCCTGGTGGCCGAGCTGACCGACCTGCTGGCGTCGCGGGATCCCCTCGAGCGTGACGAGACGGCGTACGCCGCCCTCGTGACCTGGATCGGCGACGGGGTGCTGCCCGACGACCGGCTCCGGCCCCTCGGCCACCTGGTGGCGGCGCGGTTCACCGCCGACGAGGTGCAGGCGAGGTCGTTCGCACCGCTCGTCCTGGCGGCGCTCGTGTCGCGGGGCGTCTGCGAGCCGGGGTGGATCGACGCCTTCGAGCAGTGGTACGCCGCCGAGCCGGACCTCCGGGGGCACGACGCGGACCTGGGCTGGGTGCACGCGGTCGCCCACGGGGCCGACCTGCTGGGCGAGGCCGGCCGCCACCCGGACGTCGTGCCACGGCGGATGCTCGACCTCGCCGCCGCCCGCCTGGTCGCGCCGGTCGACGAGGTCTGGCACGACCAGGAGCACGACCGGCTGGCGCACGCCGTCGCCCTGGTGCTCGCGCGCCCCGACCTCGCCGCCACGGACGCCCTGGGCTGGCTCGACCCCGTCGCGGACCTCCTGGCGGCGGGCGAGCCCGGGCCGGTGCCGGCGCACGTCAGCAACACGCTCCACACCCTGCGGATGCTCTACCTGCTCGTCGACCGCGGGGTCCGGACCGGCCCCGACGAGGTGGTCGAGGTGGTGCACCGCCGGGCCGTCCTCGACCGGCTCGCGGAGGTGCTGCACACCGTCACTCCGTGGATGTGGTGA
- a CDS encoding alkaline phosphatase family protein has product MVENHSLDQMRTQLPYTFGLAQEHGYATHYAALTHPSLPNYLAIAGGSTFGVTDDDPPVAHPVRGASVFGQALAHGRTATLYAEGMPFGCAREDGGERYGVRHNPWAYFADEQAACEQHDTTLAQLPADVASGDLPNAGMLVPDTCHDAHDCDASVADAWLRTELPLLMSGPDWRAGRLAVVVTADEDDHSQGNLVLTTVLHPSLHGVVVDTPLTHYSLTRLYDEVLGVAPLRAARRAPSMAQAFGLPVAGLR; this is encoded by the coding sequence ATGGTCGAGAACCACTCGCTGGACCAGATGCGGACGCAGCTGCCCTACACCTTCGGGCTCGCGCAGGAGCACGGCTACGCCACGCACTACGCGGCGCTGACGCACCCGAGCCTGCCCAATTACCTCGCCATCGCCGGCGGCAGCACCTTCGGCGTGACCGACGACGACCCGCCGGTCGCCCACCCGGTGCGCGGGGCGTCCGTCTTCGGCCAGGCGCTGGCCCACGGTCGCACCGCGACGCTCTACGCCGAGGGGATGCCCTTCGGCTGCGCGCGGGAGGACGGCGGCGAGCGCTACGGCGTCCGCCACAACCCGTGGGCCTACTTCGCCGACGAGCAGGCGGCCTGCGAGCAGCACGACACGACGCTGGCCCAGCTGCCGGCCGACGTGGCCTCCGGCGACCTCCCGAACGCCGGGATGCTGGTCCCGGACACCTGCCACGACGCGCACGACTGCGACGCGTCGGTGGCCGACGCGTGGCTGCGGACCGAGCTCCCGCTGCTGATGAGCGGTCCGGACTGGCGGGCGGGACGGCTCGCGGTCGTGGTCACCGCGGACGAGGACGACCACAGCCAGGGCAACCTGGTGCTGACGACGGTGCTGCACCCGAGCCTGCACGGGGTCGTGGTGGACACCCCGCTGACGCACTACTCACTGACGCGGTTGTACGACGAGGTGCTCGGCGTCGCCCCGCTGCGGGCGGCCCGCCGCGCCCCGTCGATGGCGCAGGCGTTCGGCCTGCCGGTGGCCGGCCTGCGCTGA
- a CDS encoding patatin-like phospholipase family protein, protein MTTGRTFFVLSGGGSRGAGQVGMLQTLMTAGIEPDVLVGGSVGAINACFLGSHPGLEGVEALAAKWRGMTEEALCGHRRGVVVNVARRRPYLFSADRFRRMVAEWIPTYHLENLRIPVRVATTDLLTGRSVHHEHGYIPDLLAASAALPGLFPPVVLRGATGPATHIDAGISENVPLTGTLAVAEPGDTVWVLDVTRTPQSSRALRSPLDVLIASLVASVRNRDEPPVPSGVTVRRIKLDEAFDCGGVFDFTHTEDLIRLGAEAARAVLSTPAPTPAPTHLRAA, encoded by the coding sequence ATGACAACGGGACGAACCTTCTTCGTCCTCTCTGGCGGTGGATCTCGGGGCGCCGGTCAGGTGGGGATGCTCCAGACGCTCATGACCGCCGGGATCGAGCCCGACGTGCTCGTCGGCGGCTCCGTCGGCGCCATCAACGCCTGCTTCCTCGGGTCGCACCCGGGCCTCGAGGGCGTCGAGGCCCTGGCCGCGAAGTGGCGCGGCATGACCGAGGAGGCCCTCTGCGGCCACCGCCGCGGCGTCGTCGTCAACGTCGCCCGTCGCCGGCCCTACCTCTTCTCCGCGGACCGCTTCCGTCGGATGGTCGCCGAGTGGATCCCGACCTACCACCTCGAGAACCTCCGGATCCCGGTCCGGGTCGCCACCACCGACCTGCTCACCGGCCGCTCGGTCCACCACGAGCACGGCTACATCCCCGACCTGCTGGCCGCGTCGGCCGCGCTCCCCGGGCTCTTCCCGCCCGTCGTGCTGCGGGGCGCCACCGGGCCCGCCACCCACATCGACGCGGGCATCTCCGAGAACGTGCCGCTCACCGGGACCCTCGCGGTCGCCGAGCCGGGCGACACGGTCTGGGTCCTCGACGTCACCCGCACCCCCCAGAGCTCCCGCGCGCTGCGCAGCCCGCTCGACGTGCTCATCGCCTCCCTGGTGGCGTCCGTGCGCAACCGGGACGAGCCGCCGGTCCCGTCCGGCGTCACGGTCCGGCGGATCAAGCTCGACGAGGCCTTCGACTGCGGCGGGGTCTTCGACTTCACCCACACCGAGGACCTGATCCGGCTCGGGGCGGAGGCCGCCCGCGCCGTGCTCTCGACCCCGGCGCCGACGCCCGCGCCCACGCACCTCCGCGCGGCCTGA
- the katG gene encoding catalase/peroxidase HPI has protein sequence MPEHHDAVVGEMNEEAGEPKASQCPVAHDRAPHPTQGGGNRGWWPDRLNLKILAKNPAVANPLGDAFDYAAAFRSLDLAAVKQDITEVLTTSQDWWPADFGHYGPFMIRMAWHSAGTYRISDGRGGAGAGQQRFAPLNSWPDNGNLDKARRLLWPVKKKYGQSLSWADLMVLTGNVALESMGFATFGFAGGREDVWEPDEDVYWGPETEWLGDERYTGDRELENPLAAVQMGLIYVNPEGPNGNPDPLAAARDIRETFRRMAMNDEETVALIAGGHTFGKTHGAADPDEYVGAEPEGAALEEMGLGWKNSFGSGKGEDAITSGLEVTWTTTPTRWSNDFFDHLFGFEWELTKSPAGAHQWQPKDGAGQDAVPGPAADSARRVPTMLTTDLSLRFDPAYEQISRRFHEHPEEFADAFARAWFKLTHRDMGPIQRYLGPEVPQETLLWQDPVPAGDASLSDDDVATLKRHLLDSGLTVSQLVSTAWASASTFRGSDKRGGANGARLRLEPQNGWTVNDPDELRVVLRALEGVRDAFNAEGSQVSLADLIVLGGAAGIEQAARDAGHDVTVPFTPGRGDATQEDTDVESFAALEPTVDGFRNYLGKGHRLPTEYLLLDRANLLTLSAPEMTVLVGGLRVLGANAGQSTQGVLTDRPGTLTNDFFVNLLDLGTTWHATDDSSESFEARDASGAVRWTGSRVDLVFGSNSELRALAEVYASDDMQERFVTDFVAAWAKVMDLDRFDVA, from the coding sequence ATGCCTGAGCACCACGATGCCGTCGTCGGCGAGATGAACGAGGAGGCCGGCGAGCCCAAGGCGAGCCAGTGCCCCGTCGCCCACGACCGGGCCCCGCACCCCACCCAGGGCGGCGGCAACCGCGGCTGGTGGCCGGACCGGCTCAACCTGAAGATCCTGGCGAAGAACCCGGCCGTCGCGAACCCGCTCGGCGACGCGTTCGACTACGCCGCGGCCTTCCGCTCCCTCGACCTGGCCGCGGTGAAGCAGGACATCACCGAGGTGCTCACGACCTCGCAGGACTGGTGGCCGGCCGACTTCGGCCACTACGGCCCGTTCATGATCCGGATGGCCTGGCACAGCGCCGGGACCTACCGGATCAGCGACGGCCGCGGCGGCGCCGGTGCCGGGCAGCAGCGCTTCGCCCCGCTGAACAGCTGGCCCGACAACGGCAACCTGGACAAGGCGCGCCGCCTGCTGTGGCCGGTCAAGAAGAAGTACGGCCAGAGCCTCTCGTGGGCCGACCTGATGGTGCTCACCGGCAACGTTGCCCTCGAGTCGATGGGCTTCGCGACGTTCGGCTTCGCCGGCGGCCGCGAGGACGTCTGGGAGCCGGACGAGGACGTCTACTGGGGCCCCGAGACCGAGTGGCTGGGCGACGAGCGCTACACCGGTGACCGCGAGCTCGAGAACCCGCTCGCCGCCGTCCAGATGGGCCTCATCTACGTCAACCCCGAGGGCCCGAACGGCAACCCCGACCCGCTCGCCGCGGCCCGCGACATCCGCGAGACGTTCCGCCGGATGGCGATGAACGACGAGGAGACCGTCGCCCTGATCGCCGGTGGCCACACCTTCGGCAAGACGCACGGTGCCGCCGACCCCGACGAGTACGTCGGCGCCGAGCCCGAGGGTGCTGCCCTCGAGGAGATGGGCCTGGGCTGGAAGAACTCGTTCGGCAGCGGCAAGGGCGAGGACGCGATCACCAGCGGCCTCGAGGTCACCTGGACCACCACGCCCACGCGCTGGAGCAACGACTTCTTCGACCACCTCTTCGGCTTCGAGTGGGAGCTCACGAAGAGCCCCGCCGGCGCGCACCAGTGGCAGCCGAAGGACGGCGCCGGCCAGGACGCCGTCCCCGGCCCCGCCGCCGACTCGGCCCGACGCGTCCCGACGATGCTCACCACCGACCTGTCGCTGCGGTTCGACCCGGCGTACGAGCAGATCTCGCGGCGCTTCCACGAGCACCCCGAGGAGTTCGCCGACGCCTTCGCCCGCGCCTGGTTCAAGCTCACGCACCGTGACATGGGCCCGATCCAGCGCTACCTCGGCCCCGAGGTCCCGCAGGAGACGCTGCTCTGGCAGGACCCGGTCCCCGCGGGCGACGCGTCGCTCTCGGACGACGACGTCGCGACGCTCAAGCGCCACCTGCTCGACTCGGGCCTCACCGTGTCCCAGCTCGTCTCGACCGCGTGGGCCTCGGCCTCGACGTTCCGCGGCAGCGACAAGCGCGGCGGTGCGAACGGCGCCCGCCTGCGCCTCGAGCCGCAGAACGGCTGGACCGTCAACGACCCCGACGAGCTCCGCGTCGTGCTGCGGGCGCTCGAGGGCGTCCGCGACGCGTTCAACGCCGAGGGCAGCCAGGTCAGCCTGGCCGACCTGATCGTCCTGGGCGGGGCCGCCGGCATCGAGCAGGCCGCCCGCGACGCCGGCCACGACGTCACGGTGCCGTTCACGCCCGGTCGCGGCGACGCCACCCAGGAGGACACCGACGTCGAGTCGTTCGCCGCCCTGGAGCCGACCGTCGACGGGTTCCGCAACTACCTCGGCAAGGGCCACCGCCTCCCGACCGAGTACCTCCTGCTCGACCGCGCCAACCTGCTGACGCTCAGCGCCCCGGAGATGACCGTGCTCGTCGGTGGCCTGCGGGTGCTCGGTGCGAACGCCGGCCAGTCGACGCAGGGGGTCCTGACCGACCGGCCCGGCACGCTCACGAACGACTTCTTCGTGAACCTGCTCGACCTCGGCACGACGTGGCACGCCACCGACGACTCCTCGGAGTCGTTCGAGGCTCGCGACGCGTCCGGTGCGGTCCGCTGGACCGGCAGCCGCGTCGACCTGGTCTTCGGGTCGAACTCCGAGCTGCGCGCGCTGGCCGAGGTCTACGCCAGCGACGACATGCAGGAGCGGTTCGTGACGGACTTCGTCGCCGCGTGGGCCAAGGTCATGGACCTCGACCGGTTCGACGTCGCCTGA
- a CDS encoding Fur family transcriptional regulator — protein sequence MPTTAELELSLRAAELRVTRPRLAVMGAVHDHPHADTESIIGAVRAELGEVSHQAVYDVLRVLTAAGLVRRIQPSGSVARYETELADNHHHLVCRTCGVIVDVPCAVGDVPCLTASADHGFTIDEAEVVYWGTCPACSTTTPPTSAP from the coding sequence ATGCCCACCACCGCGGAGCTCGAGCTGTCGCTGCGCGCCGCCGAGCTGCGCGTGACGCGGCCCCGGCTCGCCGTGATGGGAGCCGTGCACGACCACCCGCACGCCGACACCGAGTCGATCATCGGTGCCGTCCGCGCCGAGCTCGGCGAGGTCTCGCACCAGGCGGTGTACGACGTGCTCCGTGTGCTGACCGCGGCCGGCCTGGTCCGCCGCATCCAGCCGTCCGGCTCGGTCGCGCGCTACGAGACCGAGCTCGCCGACAACCACCACCACCTGGTCTGCCGCACGTGCGGCGTCATCGTCGACGTGCCCTGCGCCGTCGGCGACGTCCCGTGCCTCACGGCCTCGGCCGACCACGGCTTCACGATCGACGAGGCCGAGGTCGTCTACTGGGGCACCTGCCCCGCCTGCTCCACCACCACTCCACCCACGAGCGCCCCCTGA
- a CDS encoding CocE/NonD family hydrolase — protein sequence MSTPRLRRPRVLGLAVALLVGVAGLLPLSSPAVAGGGPGTTAVRADHVDVRHHRGHWTTVDRLVPVTTGPDDDIDLELDTRLYVPDRASRAHPQPAILMTHGFGLTKTSAEVVSTARFFAAHGYVVLTYTSSGFGESGGCVTLQSADYDVKSARQLIDKVLEPRRDVLHDGKGAVVGTIGGSYGGGIQLPLAAADHRIRTSVVGRTWNNLIYSLDPNNRVVPGDPTGLTHGLNQQGVFKQEWTSLFYALGNTQPAMGGGDCPGAKAASQDPAEIAGASGCPGYYLALCRTYSLLSSSGDSDEEARELIRRASASTFVKQVDVPVLLVQGQSDTLFNLNDASATYRDLRRRHVPVGMIWNSGGHGGYTSQPGECEAYDGTLRTVRTMNHCYLSLRSLGWMDHWLRGTRGGRGPAFTYYRDWVRYRGHGPDDEQYAAAGRFPLARHATTFTLSGTDRLARSARKAAAGSASFLNPDGGEPAAYSETSNFSGPASDPSSADVPPSEVEGQFAAFTTKRLRHRVDAVGIPSARLRITNTNTQDMVFFAKVYDVARDGSATLVHRLIAPVRVPAAAVGKPVRIRLAGFAHRFRKGHAVRLVLCSTDQTSYNSKVADVLTVATGTGSTFTLPGRVRRR from the coding sequence ATGTCGACACCGCGCCTCCGGCGCCCTCGGGTCCTGGGTCTGGCGGTGGCGCTCCTGGTGGGTGTCGCCGGCCTCCTGCCGCTGTCCTCGCCGGCCGTGGCGGGCGGTGGACCGGGCACCACGGCGGTCCGTGCCGACCACGTCGACGTACGCCACCACCGGGGTCACTGGACCACGGTCGACCGCCTCGTGCCCGTCACGACGGGTCCGGACGACGACATCGACCTGGAGCTCGACACCCGGCTCTACGTGCCGGACCGGGCGAGCCGTGCGCACCCGCAGCCGGCGATCCTGATGACCCACGGCTTCGGGCTGACGAAGACCTCGGCGGAGGTCGTCAGTACGGCCCGCTTCTTCGCGGCCCACGGCTACGTCGTGCTCACCTACACGTCCTCGGGGTTCGGCGAGAGCGGCGGCTGCGTGACCCTCCAGTCGGCCGACTACGACGTGAAGAGCGCCCGCCAGCTGATCGACAAGGTCCTCGAGCCGCGCCGCGACGTCCTGCACGACGGGAAGGGCGCCGTCGTCGGCACCATCGGCGGGTCGTACGGCGGCGGCATCCAGCTGCCGCTCGCGGCGGCCGACCACCGCATCCGCACCAGCGTGGTGGGCCGGACCTGGAACAACCTGATCTACTCCCTCGACCCGAACAACCGCGTGGTGCCCGGCGACCCGACGGGGCTGACCCACGGGCTCAACCAGCAGGGCGTCTTCAAGCAGGAGTGGACGTCGCTGTTCTACGCGCTCGGCAACACCCAGCCGGCGATGGGCGGCGGCGACTGCCCCGGGGCGAAGGCCGCCTCGCAGGACCCCGCCGAGATCGCGGGCGCGTCCGGCTGCCCCGGGTACTACCTGGCCCTGTGCCGCACCTACTCGCTGCTGAGCTCCTCCGGCGACTCCGACGAGGAGGCGCGTGAGTTGATCCGGCGCGCCTCCGCCTCGACGTTCGTGAAGCAGGTCGACGTACCCGTCCTGCTCGTCCAGGGCCAGAGCGACACCCTCTTCAACCTCAACGACGCGAGCGCGACCTACCGCGACCTGCGCCGGCGCCACGTGCCGGTCGGGATGATCTGGAACTCCGGCGGCCACGGCGGCTACACCTCGCAGCCGGGGGAGTGCGAGGCCTACGACGGCACCCTGCGGACCGTGCGGACGATGAACCACTGCTACCTCAGCCTGCGCTCGCTGGGCTGGATGGACCACTGGCTGCGCGGCACCCGGGGCGGGCGCGGCCCGGCGTTCACCTACTACCGCGACTGGGTGAGGTACCGCGGCCACGGCCCGGACGACGAGCAGTACGCCGCCGCCGGGCGCTTCCCGCTGGCACGCCACGCCACGACGTTCACGCTGTCCGGGACGGACCGGCTGGCCCGGTCGGCCCGCAAGGCCGCCGCCGGGTCGGCATCGTTCCTCAACCCCGACGGTGGCGAGCCGGCGGCCTACTCGGAGACCTCGAACTTCTCCGGCCCCGCGTCCGACCCCAGCTCCGCCGACGTCCCGCCCTCGGAGGTCGAGGGCCAGTTCGCCGCGTTCACCACGAAGCGCCTCCGGCACCGCGTCGACGCCGTGGGCATCCCGTCGGCCCGGCTGCGGATCACCAACACCAACACGCAGGACATGGTCTTCTTCGCCAAGGTGTACGACGTCGCCCGCGACGGCTCCGCCACCCTGGTGCACCGGCTGATCGCGCCGGTGCGCGTCCCGGCCGCCGCCGTCGGCAAGCCCGTCCGGATCAGGCTGGCCGGCTTCGCGCACCGCTTCCGCAAGGGCCACGCGGTCCGGCTGGTGCTCTGCAGCACCGACCAGACGTCGTACAACTCCAAGGTCGCGGACGTGCTCACCGTCGCCACCGGTACGGGCTCGACCTTCACGCTCCCCGGGCGGGTGCGGCGGCGCTGA